From the Heterodontus francisci isolate sHetFra1 unplaced genomic scaffold, sHetFra1.hap1 HAP1_SCAFFOLD_61, whole genome shotgun sequence genome, the window gatttcagctgtcagatactcgagcacagcagccagaaagaccggggctccggcacccacacgttcaccatagttaccctttctcaggagcctgtgaacacggcccaccgggaactgcagtccagcccgggaggagcgagacttggccttggcccgagctttcccgccggtctttcctcttccagacatttccacaatctcacaaatactttcacaaagaatgaataatttccttagcattgatagtatATCGCCggcggtcaggatggccgagcggtcgaaggcgctgcgtttagatcgcagtctccattggaggcgtgggttcgaatcccacttctgacaagttgcgttttgactgcactggaggcgtttgggagcagcggtgaagagcaaagagaaagcaggaaagaacatggactaacaaagtaacaatggacccaaagatgttgcattaaaacatgagtgtcagaggcaactgagcaaacagcagggcacataaaagatcaaaaatgtaacctttgtatcggggtggaagatgttgccaatatcctgaatgaatactttactgttttcccgaatgagagggtgatgcagatattgttattaaggaggaggagtgtgaagtattggacgtgataacttaaggagagaggaagtcttaatgggatgagcatcgttgaatgtggataaatcatcaggaccagttgaaatgtaccccaggctgttgaaagaagccagggaagaaatagtggaaggtctgaccatcattttccaatccctcactggatacaggtgtgtgccagaggattggaggtcttgtaacgttgcaataaaagcaaaatacgaggcagatcaagcatggctgatcctttcgagtagagaaacagggctgaattccctgaaccagtgctacagctttcagaatagaaggagcctatacacacctgatgggttccacttaaacaaaagagctggaggtgttgacggtcagaacagataaaatgtggaggagtgtttgaagcagattctgtgtggttactgtagttgtactatggagttatttcaaggaggtgattctgaatgtaatggatcaacgtggacccatccaaggcaaaggttctaagcttccctgtggtccagcctggttgaatggaactgaagcaaacaaatcatccagaagttgaaaagaaatataaggccatgaaagcacagaattcagatggatgcaataccagatggtatggcaagagtgtaaaacagcaacagactggtgaataaaactttcccattgaatgagacaagagaaaagaagggtaataatagtgtcaggtgagttgtgacacgattcacattccaccttgatctgaataggactgttgaagggagtgattgagaagaatagaggagaaatgaaaagaaaggagaaataaacaaaaggtcttttgattttagaatgcttgtttttggaaatgacagactgtaaagtgtgtgtgtcagaagatatagagcgaagttgggtatgacaagatcacaggaaagttgtgccctgagacaaggtgtgtgttgacaggaaagctgctttcttttgcacaatatgtattttattcatataatttgtgcaattacattgcaaagcagttcaaatttaatattacataaggtacaatacagatcagtttccttcaataatgtacatgatgtatctcactatccctgcctgcacaggttatatatacagtatttacattacaaatcaaacattctctggtgcaaacagcccgaggggtttttcacgggttccagcccctcactgtactatggcctactagggcctcagactgcagcctttccccattgagtctccatggtggcttccccaagctttaatgccgtcccacagcacatagtcttggacgttgcaatgtgccagtctgcaacactcggtcatggacagctctttgcactggaatacctgtcccacggccgggctcgttctcaatagagatcatttcaaatgaacatttcctaaatccgtgctttctctctcgcaataaagagaacaggatgtctggcagattcagtgtgagacaataacactgccgggtaaaggccgctttccaactccaatcctaacacaggagattcccgaaacagctgcagtaaggtgctgtaaactgctggaagcggatgtgtgtggaaatggtgatgttactgaggaggtttcttagtatagaatggactgtgtttaggtgggaatattactgagtgttaattgcatcgggaccatatttaaaagctccggctttctggaaagccttgactatgaaggccgagtctggaagggtttgtgtggagagctgggtttcggttctactgttaataaagggtttgaaattggcagtccggaggaaactggaggtggagctgaaagatgaggggccgttctctctctgtctgtcactctgggtgtctcctccatctagctctctgtttaatcttcactcttgtctcctcccctccctgctctcactctgcctttctcagccaggtccaggtggcctgtataaaaaggagcctgacagaatcagtctcttttattgtgcactgatttgaggaaagaatcaacatgtctgccagtaaacaagtgtatgctccaggctggcagcatgttagaatccatgaggaaaggcatcatcaccctcatcgacaagcggaagggggagaggacagaaatcagaaattggtggcccaatttctgcttcatgctgactacaagattctgtcaaaagacatagccagtcgattcaagtctgctctggagttggtgattcaccctgatcagacctatactataccaggcaggacaatctctgatagctttgcgctactcaggaatatgatcacctatgtacgggacaggagggtggacacctgcctcatcagcctggaccaggagaaggcttttgacaggatatcgcacacttacatgatggatgtgcattccaaaatggggtttggggagggaatctgcaattggatcaaactactctacacaaacatcagtagtgcagtctcaatcaatgggtgggaatcagaaagtttcccgatccaatctggagtcagacagtgctgtcctctctcccctgtcttgtttgtttgcagtattgaaccctttgctgagtctattaggaagaatgcgagcatcagaggggtgacaatcccaggcagcggaggcactcaggttaaaacctccctgtacatggatgacgtcgccgttttatgctcggatccactgtctgtgcgcagagtgatgagcatctgcgaccagctcgaactggccttgggagccaatgttaaacacggcaagagcgaggccatgttctttgggaacccggctgaccgatcctttgtccccttcaccgttaggtcagattacctgaaggtgctggggatatggtttggaagggctgagacgtgcaccaaaacctggaagtagcgagtagccagggtacaacataactgagcatgtgggagcagcgatctctctccattatgggtaagaacctggtcatcaagggcgaggtgctcacattgctgtacgtggtgcaggtctggcccataccgcattcctgcgctgtggcgatcacctgagccattttccgcttcatctggggatccaaaatgatccgagtccggagggacacgatgttcaaacctctggataagtgcgggaaaaatgtacccaacgtcgccttcatccttatggctacctttgtgtgcggctgcatcaagctgtgtgtagatccccagtttgcaaacttcaagtgtcactacgtgctgtggttccatctgtccccagtgttgcaaaggatgggcctggtcatattgccgcggaatgctccatccagttggactgtgccgtactgcctatccttcatggaaaagtttctgtggaaaaacacctttgaccaccaatccatcaggcagtggtctgcacggaatatcctcaaggccctacgggaaaaggagatggtggatcctgtcggatggtcccctgagcagaagtccaaagtcatttggcagaatgcctcatcaccagaactttcaaacaagcaccaagatgtagcctggctgatggtgagaagagccctccctgtcagatccttcctgcacacccgaagtctcaccccatccacacgcggccctcgaggtggctgtggtggaaaagagacgttgcccacctctttctggaatgtgtctttgcaaagcaggtgtggaagagatgcagtggtttttgtcgaggttcatcccaagcagctctgtagcacaggagtctgtgctctatgggctgttcccagggacgcacaccgagataaacatcaactgttgctggaggactatcaattcgttgaaagacgctctttggtctgcccgatacttgctggtcttccagcgcaaagagttgtccacgacctaatgttgcagactgacacattccaaggtcgaggactacatgctgagggacgcactaaaacttggggcagctgcagcaaaggctcaatgtggaaataccactgtgtaatgtcccctcaccaagctgaactgaggggctggatccatgggaaaccactcgaactgtagccagaaaatatttgtttgctgtaaaatgtacatggcatgacaatgaaatggaagggttgtgaggcaactcactcctgcattgaaggaaactgatctcctttgcactctttgtactgtttgacttggtgctttttggaactgttttgtaatgtatttttttttacagatttttatgaataaagtatattttggaaattaataaaagaaagtctggcagaggtaaaggagggaaaggactgggcaaaggcggagcaaagcggcaccgcaaagtgcttcgtgataatatccagggcatcaccaaaccagcaatccgccgcctggctcgccgtggcggggtcaagcgaatctcgggtttgatctatgaggagactcgcggggtgttgaaggttttcctagagaatgtgatcagggatgcggtcacctacactgaacacgccaagcgcaagacggtcactgccacggatgtggtgtacgctctgaaacggcagggccgcactctctacggattcagcggctgaacactcgaccctttccagcaaacacaacaaaggctcttctaagagccacccaccgcctcacagagagagcagtgacctggaaacgggagctgggataggctgtttcgaactgtctggaataaatctgtgctgtgttcgagatacaaaactagaatccccaaatttgacatttcatttgtagcaaggatgtgcagtggatttgattttctaaacgggctgtgtaaacagtgcccgaggctctacacttagttatttcccccgtccacacatgccctcaatgaaaagccacatcactcctccagaatcactcattgttttcatagaatttcaaaatgatttcgatgcaatgagggaatccgggagttttgcagcagccgttgaatcggtcacgggaaccagacccacttgtgatgttatttcccccgagacggtgtttcctgcactgaaactgacagggtttatgaaactgatcagtttcagctcaatcattcagggacctggaattcccgcagtttgagcccgcgctatccagagcccactaaaataaaagcaaaatactgcggatgctggaaatctgaaacaaaaacaagaaatgccggattcactcagcaggtctggcagcatctgtggaaagagaagcagagttaacgtttcgggtcagttccgaagaagggtcactgacccgaaacgttaactctgcttctctatccagagcccacttctgattggtcaccctcttcccattcgcatgtcttaaccaattgccgagcctcgaattagaaaatacagcaaatcattggcttaaattgtcgtcctggcagaaaggttgaattcaaaaaagccgccaatttcagtgttgggcagaatcgaattactcaacgaatctcaataacgaattggcagcacattttatactttccccgattttcctttccatcgattggggtgctaattcactcaggTGCGTttcctaatactaactgtaatcctcagatccatttaacatttcagtaatcctattaaatacaaaaggaattttatgattgaatttccattggaagatagtgaattagcaccccgatcgatggaaaggaaaatcgggcagaggataaaatgtgctgccaattcgttattgtgatttgtttatataactgaccaggattgacttcacccgaacgcagctactagctcccacctcactgaccgctctcccccctctgcaactcgctttctccccctcctccctactggcgaaattccgcactctggctgttcgctctccgcacccccaccccccaccctgtcccagcctagcccacagctgctagctttggccgtgacactcgctcccacatttcttcaccaggcgccacctgtagaagcaggagggcctcaaggggtgacggggcgacgtaggagtgagtggctgagaggagggaagcggcgcggcctggagtgagtggccagagagtggggtggtgcgaagcgaggaacaactggccaggggagtggggggggtgggggagcagcgaggtctggagcgagcggctgagggggggaatcgtcgaggcctggagtgagttgccgaggggggagagctacagcttcaaaatctcccattcagccacttcctccagccaagtggtgggggaatcgggtggctagatacccaatgacgctttgtcacgcatgcacgaagatggatttgttgcggaaatgtgatgacgttggcgctgcaaaatgacatcatcccgtgcacgcgccactcaatcctggcaagatgtcaaaaatcactgtgattttttggtcttttcagtgcactcctctttctttagttgcctctgactctaatgtattgaagaaacatctttgggtccattttcattttacttgtcaatattcttccatgttctcccttcaccgctgctcccaaatccctccagttcagtcaaaacacaacttggcagaagtgggatttgaacacacgcctccagaaaacactacgacctgaacaccgccccttagaccactcggccatcctaacTGCTTCATGCttatgacaaaagctgagaaattatccattctttgtgaaagtatttgtgagattgtggaaatatcTGGAagaggaaagctcggtccaaggccaagtctcgctcctcacgggctggactgcagttcctggtgggccatgatcacaggctcctgagaaagggtaactatgctgagcgtgtgggtgccggagccccggtctatctggctgctgtgctcgagtatctgaccgctgaaatcctcaagctggccggtaacgtggcccgggacaacaagaagtttttagttttcgagatacagcactgaaacaggcccttcgggccaccgagtctgtgccgaacatcaaccacccattaatactaatcctacagtaatcccatattcctaccaaacatccccacctgtccctacattccctaccacctacctatacgagtgacaatttataatggccaatttacctaccaacctgcatgtcttttggcttgtgggaggaaaccagagcacccggagaaaactcatgcagacacagggagaacttgcaaactccacacaggcagttccaggattgacccgggtcgctggagctgtgaggctgcagtgctaaccactgcgccactgtgccgcccctggaacgttgaagaagacccgcatcatccccagacacctgcagctggccgtccacaacaacgaggagctcatcaagctgctgggagacgtgaccatcgctcagggcggggtgctgcctgatatccaggccttgctgctgcccaagaaaaccagcgctcagagctcccagaaaaaggaaagcggccgaaatgacatctaataaaccaaaggctcttttcagagccacccacagtctctgtgaaagggctggttactgtcaggagggagtcagtgatggagttattgtaacagtagattgacctgttgcacatctgtccagctgtgttttcatgtcgctctgtttttctgctcacacatctccccctctagttaagtgaagaactgaactacaggatgcagaatcaacaattcccaggagcggggggtgagattgtgctgagcagcaatgagcctccagtaatgctgctttctaaattccagatcagctctcagtccgacaggcctttcgtattttaaatatcacaacagagctgagcgggggtgagcgcagcctcagctgcaccgagtctcagaggttctcaggaccccaatcagagccactgggcctggcggacgtgcagcaaggaccccgggggagggagggtgcaccattaaagtgatggtgcagcacctcccccatcctcgccgccacttaccggtttcttctcccgtttatctcaacattaagaagacgcttttgatctggactacactggttataaagtaagacccaactttgtctctgaaagtgatgaatagcagcaacaacagcagaatccaacccctgcagttacatgtgaacttgctgatgttgcagcagattgaatgactgagtgaatcccttcccacacacatggcaggggaacggcctctccccagagtgaatgtgttggtgtttcagcagatcattactgcttttcaagctcttctcacagtcaggacattgaaaaggtctctgatcagtgtgaacaagttgatgttcagtgaggttggatgactgagtgaacccctgcccacacacggagcaggtgaatgatctctccccagtgtgaactcactggtgtttcagcaggttgactctggctgggttcagttccacactcactggttcctctctctctcctccactgaaggtgctgattctgactgtatgtacgtgctctctccccctccgaccctccctgtccaatgtagtatctcccagttttggtgatgtgctctccctgacctgtctccatttctccttcttatacagacttgccctgactgtcactatttcatagaatcatacagcacagaaggaggccaatcggtcttttgtgcctgtgctgaatctgtgaaaaaaatgatgcaattagtccaacccactgcctatttccccatagtcctggagaaattcactttgaaatatttgtacaatttctttatgaaagttataattgaatctgtttccaccaccctgtcagacaattcattccaaatccgaatcagttacttcttaaatgttgtgagggttccggcctctaccacctcttcagggagtgcgttccagattccaaccaccctctgggtaaatttttttcctcaaatcccatctcaacctcctgtcccttaccttaaatctataccacctggttattgacccctccgctaaggtaaaatgtttcttcctatctaacccatcaatgcccctcataattttgtaaacctcaatcttatctcccctcagccttctctgctctaaggaaaacaacgctagccttttcagtctctcttcatagctgaaatgctccagcccaggcaacatcctggtgactctcttctgtaccctctccagtgcaatcacatccttcctatagtgtggtgcccagaacagtacacagtactccagctgtggcctaactagcattttatacagctccgtcataacctccctgctcttatattctctgcctcggacgatctatattggcctgtaatctaaggctttcctcctcactatttacgacaccaccaattttcgtgtcatgtgtgagaaagggtttgattctatccctatcagtatccgttacatgcatgtgtttttaatctgcaccccctctattttattctctgtacttgtcagcctcttgtaggtgagtctgtgttttgctctttatctctcagtcttcgaagtatgagcctgggtttgtacctaattttctttgtaccttgcaggatggatattgaagagaggtttttacacattaactgccaaatcctgataagtgatttttgggtttcacacagtatctgtcagtttcttgtcgaggactgttggttttactctgtccctggcatttgctggtttgttagtgtggggtttacactgtacctgtcagtttctcagatgtgagtgttggtttcactttctatagaatcatagatcacagaatacttacagcacaaaaggaggtttcagctcatcgtgcttgtgctgcctctctgcacaagcaactcagctcatgccacatcctcatgtattccatgaaaacctgattttttttttccccttcagataattatcatatatccttttgaaagctttggttgaatcttcctccgtccactctcaggcagtacatatcagatcttaaccatttgctgcataaaaaaggtttttcctcatgttgcctttggttcttttcccattcaccttaaatcggtgtcctctgcttactcagccatgagtaatatttcccattgctttctcagcactgatggattgtgaggtgggagacagctagaagtcccactgagccggactgactcccagctgaaaaagaaatgagataaagttcaatctttcacagcgagatgctgcagagagttatagaacatagaacattacaacgcagtacaggcccttcagccctcgatgttgcgccgacctgtgaaaccatctgacctacactattccattttcatccatatgtctatccaatgaccacttaaatgcccttaaagttggcgagtctactactgttgcaggcagggctttccacgcccctactactctctgtgtaaagaaactacctctgacatctgtcctatatctatcacccctcaacttaaagctatgtcccctcgtgtttgccatcaccatccgaggaaaaaggctctcactgtccaccctgtccagccctctgattatcttatatgtatctgtgaagtcacctcttctcctccttctctctaacgaaaacaacctcaagtccctcagcctttcctcgtaagacctttcctccatgccaggcaacatcccagtaaatctcctctgcagcttttccagagcttccacatccttccgataatgcggtgaccagaactgcacgtaatactccaggtgcggccgcaccacagttttgtacagctgcagcatgacctcgtggctcctaaactcgatccccctactaataaaagctatcacaccatatgccttcttaacagctctattaacctgggtggcaactttcagggatttatgtacctggacaccaagatctctctgctcatctacactaccaagaatcttcccattagcccagtattctgcaatcctgttacaccttccgaagtgaatcacctcacacttttccgcattaaactccatttgccatctctcagcccagctctgcagcctatctatgtccctctgtaacctacaacatccttcggcactatccacaactccaccgaccttcgtgtcatccgcaaatttactaacccacccttctacaccctcatccaggtcatttataaaaatgacaaacggcagtggccccaaaacagatccttgtggtataccact encodes:
- the LOC137363467 gene encoding histone H2A-like translates to MSGRGKTGGKARAKAKSRSSRAGLQFPVGRVHRLLRKGNYGERVGAGAPVFLAAVLEYLTAEILQLAGNAARDNKKNRIISRHLQLAVRNDEELNKLLGGETIAQGGVLPNIQAVLLPKK